From one Solea solea chromosome 15, fSolSol10.1, whole genome shotgun sequence genomic stretch:
- the cog2 gene encoding conserved oligomeric Golgi complex subunit 2, with product MNLPKAPDSLCFDKDVFMKDDFDVDQFVAECRKKVQLEEMREDLELYYKLLKTAMVELINKDYADFVNLSTNLVGMDKALNQLSVPLGQLREEVMSLRSCVSEVIQAIDSQLSKQEDLQKKKVCVLRLIQVVRSVEKIEKILYSQNSKESSSLEISSPLLAGQILERIATEFNQLQFHAVQSKGMPLLDKVRPRIAGITSMLQQSLEGLLIEGLQTSNVDMVRHCLRTYATIDKTRDAEALVGQVLVKPYMDQVIVEEVVKSSPNGLQLMYTRLLEFVPHHCRLLREVTGGTISSDKADAVPGYDFMVKSVWPEIIKGIEERLSYLFNPGNPDIFYERYSASIEFVQRFERQCSSQASVKRLRVHPSYTSFHNKWNLPVYFQLRYKEIAGNLENAISDGLEAAPAGSAYHLQVSEVLWSCLVRCWSDKVYLPLLAHRFWKLTLQLYSRYAKFLDEVLTKTPAPEVTKEPARPLPSSASSTSSRTSMEDGGSESGSPASLSTKQLVHIAADIQKLQEQIPEFSEMVKKRLDAIGFKNFAVVEDALADSKVCLSGSVPTLNARMTQHLTERSCRFLKSASEVPRLYRRTNKDLPVRASAYMDNALRPLHQLLTDSTGLVTPSTAQEWLRVALSDCTQRYYETISDVLSSVRKMEESLKRLKQARKGATTTSAAGANGGPTDDTKIRLQLALDVEYLGEQIQKMGLQPSDISMFGTLMDLVKEARELAEPN from the exons atgaatctaCCGAAGGCTCCTGATTCTCTGTGCTTCGACAAGGACGTTTTTATGAAG GATGACTTTGATGTCGATCAGTTTGTGGCCGAGTGTCGGAAAAAGGTCCAGCTGGAAGAGATGAGAGAGGACCTGGAGCTCTACTATAAGCTGCTGAAAACAGCCATGGTGGAGCTCATCAACAAGGACTATGCAGACTTTGTGAACCTCTCCACCAACCTG GTTGGGATGGACAAAGCACTCAATCAGCTCTCTGTGCCACTGGGACAGTTGCGTGAAGAAGTCATG AGCCTGCGCTCCTGTGTGAGTGAAGTGATTCAAGCTATTGACAGTCAACTCTCCAAACAGGAAgatctgcagaaaaaaaag GTGTGTGTATTGAGGCTAATTCAGGTGGTGCGCTCAGTGGAGAAGATTGAGAAGATTCTTTACTCACAGAACTCCAAGGAATCAAGCTCGCTGGAAATCAGCAG TCCTTTGTTAGCAGGCCAGATCCTGGAGAGGATAGCTACAGAATTCAACCAGCTGCAGTTTCATGCTGTACAGAGCAAAGGCATGCCACTGCTGGACAAAGTCAGACCT CGTATCGCAGGGATCACCTCCATGCTGCAGCAGTCTCTGGAGGGCCTGCTGATTGAGGGTCTGCAGACATCTAACGTGGACATGGTGCGTCACTGCCTCAGGACATACGCCACCATAGACAAGACTCGGGATGCTGAGGCACTGGTAGGACAGGTGCTGGTCAAACCGTACATGGACCAG GTGATAGTAGAAGAGGTTGTGAAGTCCAGTCCAAATGGTCTCCAGCTGATGTACACTAGACTACTGGAGTTTGTTCCTCATCACTGTAGATTGTTAAGAGAGGTGACTGGAGGAACCATATCCAG TGACAAAGCCGACGCTGTGCCTGGTTACGATTTCATGGTGAAATCGGTGTGGCCAGAGATAATCAAGGGGATAGAGGAAAGGTTGAGCTATCTCTTCAACCCTGGAAACCCTGACATATTCTATGAG CGCTACAGTGCAAGTATAGAGTTTGTGCAGAGGTTTGAGCGTCAGTGCAGCTCACAGGCCAGTGTGAAGAGACTGAGAGTTCACCCTTCATACACCAGCTTCCACAACAAATGGAACCTGCCTGTCTACTTTCAACTACG gtacAAGGAAATAGCTGGGAATCTGGAAAACGCCATAAGTGATGGACTGGAGGCAGCACCAG CTGGCAGTGCGTACCACCTGCAGGTATCTGAAGTTTTGTGGTCCTGTCTGGTGAGGTGCTGGTCAGACAAGGTTTACCTCCCACTTCTGGCTCATCGCTTCTGGAAACTCACGCTACAGCTCTACTCACGATATGCCAAGTTTCTCGACGAG GTGTTGACGAAGACTCCAGCCCCTGAAGTGACTAAAGAGCCGGCCAGGCCTCTGCCAAGCTCGGCCTCTTCCACCTCGAGCCGAACTTCGATGGAAGACGGCGGCAGTGAGAGTGGGAGTCCAGCGTCCCTGTCCACCAAACAGCTGGTCCACATCGCCGCTGACATCCAAAAGCTGCAGGAGCAG ATCCCGGAGTTCTCAGAAATGGTGAAAAAGCGATTAGATGCTATCGGATTCAAAAACTTTGCTGTTGTGGAAG ACGCTCTTGCAGACTCCAAGGTTTGCCTGTCCGGTAGCGTTCCCACTCTGAACGCCAGGATGACCCAGCATCTGACTGAGCGCAGCTGCCGCTTCCTGAAGAGTGCCTCCGAGGTTCCACGACTTTACCGCAGGACTAATAAG GATCTGCCGGTGCGTGCATCAGCGTACATGGACAATGCCTTACGTCCATTACATCAGTTGCTGACAGACTCGACGGGGCTGGTCACACCCTCTACTGCACAGGAATGGCTTCGGGTCGCACTTTCCGACTGCACACAAAG GTACTACGAGACCATCTCAGACGTGCTGAGCTCGGTGAGAAAGATGGAGGAGAGTCTGAAGCGGCTGAAACAAGCCAGAAAGGGTGCGACCACGACATCTGCGGCCGGAGCAAACGGAGGACCCACAGACGACACCAAGATCCGTCTTCAGCTGGCACTGGATGTGGAATATCTGGGAGAACAG ATCCAGAAGATGGGTCTGCAGCCAAGTGACATCTCCATGTTTGGCACTCTGATGGACCTTGTGAAAGAAGCTCGAGAACTTGCTGAACCAAACTAA